A DNA window from Coffea arabica cultivar ET-39 chromosome 6c, Coffea Arabica ET-39 HiFi, whole genome shotgun sequence contains the following coding sequences:
- the LOC113693412 gene encoding leucine-rich repeat receptor protein kinase HPCA1-like — translation MAVIKLLICCLLLPAGCSLISSETDPGDAAVLCYLREHWHNTPASWSESDDPCGGSWEGVTCINSRVTGLYLSFNKELSGSIIPQIGALQNLETLVLEECSFTGTLPAELGNLEELSFLSLNGNNFTGEIPPSLGNLSKLTWLNLADNRLTGSIPVSTYRIPGLDLLHNLKHLVLSGNQLSGPIPQKLFSSNMVFNKILLSGNQLSGGIPLTIGLVQTLQTLFLGENSLAGKIPSNINNLTNLIALDMPNNRLSGPLPNLSGMNSLLRVELSNNSFEVSEAPAWFSTLPSLNILNIDNGPLCGLLPPTLFSLPDLAVVSLRNNAFNGTLLIGSNINQNILSVDLENNGISSISIDPVFKSKLK, via the exons ATGGCAGTCATCAAGCTACTAATCTGCTGCCTACTCTTGCCTGCAGGATGTAGTTTAATCTCCTCTGAGACCGACCCCGGAGATG CTGCAGTGCTGTGCTATTTGAGAGAACATTGGCATAATACACCAGCAAGCTGGAGCGAGTCAGATGATCCTTGTGGTGGATCGTGGGAAGGAGTCACCTGCATCAACTCAAGAGTGACTGGATT GTATCTCTCTTTTAACAAAGAACTTTCAGGTAGCATAATTCCGCAGATAGGAGCATTGCAAAATCTGGAGACCTT AGTTCTTGAAGAATGTAGCTTCACTGGGACCTTACCAGCTGAGTTGGGGAATCTAGAGGAATTGTCCTTTCT ATCACTTAATGGCAATAACTTTACCGGAGAAATACCACCTTCCTTGGGTAATCTTAGCAAACTAACATGGCTCAACCTAGCAGATAATCGGCTGACAGGATCCATCCCTGTATCAACCTACAGAATTCCAGGATTAGACCTCCTTCATAATCTAAAACACTT GGTGCTCAGTGGAAACCAGCTATCAGGTCCAATTCCGCAGAAACTATTCAGTTCTAATATGGTATTCAACAAAAT ATTACTTAGCGGAAATCAATTAAGTGGAGGGATTCCTTTAACAATAGGGCTTGTTCAGACACTTCAAACTCT ATTTCTCGGCGAAAATTCCCTAGCTGGAAAGATTCCATCAAATATCAACAACCTGACAAATCTCATTGCCTT GGACATGCCAAACAATAGGCTGTCTGGACCATTACCAAACTTATCCGGAATGAATTCCCTACTTCGTGT GGAATTGAGCAACAACTCTTTCGAGGTGTCGGAAGCTCCAGCTTGGTTTTCAACCTTGCCTTCTTTAAACATTTT GAATATCGACAATGGACCACTTTGTGGATTGTTGCCCCCAACCCTTTTCAGCTTGCCTGATCTTGCAGTAGT GAGTCTGAGGAATAACGCATTCAATGGAACTTTGCTTATTGGTAGCAACATCAACCAAAATATTCTGAGCGTTGATTTGGAGAACAATGGCATATCCTCAATATCAATTGATCCTGTGTTCAAAAGTAAACTAAAGTGA